AAGGCGACATTATCGAGGGGGCTTATGCCAACGCTGATTTATTCTTCTTCCCTTCTTATGAAGAAACCGAAGGCATTGTTGTGTTAGAAGCCCTTGCCAGTCATCAAAAAGTTTTGGTACGCGATATTCCAGTCTACCACGGTTGGCTCAAAGATCAACAAAACTGTTATATGGGTACCGATAATGCGCAATTTAAGCAATTAATTCAAGCAATCATTGAACAGCGCGTTCCCGACTTAACCGAAGCGGGTTATCAAACCGCTGAATCTAAACAGATTACCGCAATTGGCCGTGAATTAGCCGCCGTCTATCAGCATGTCTTAAACCCTGATGAATCAAATCCCATTTACACGCAAATTATGCAGCCTACCTTAAAACTTTAAGTTTCCGTTTAAATCATGTCATGCACTTTGCGCTGGCTTCATTTGGGCGGTAAAATAAGTCAATGACGCGCTTTAGATTGATTTTGAAAGGATGTCACATTTCTTGAAACTCACAAAACTGAAACAATTTATGGCCACTAAGCTTGGCTTTTTAAGCCTATTAGTCTTTTTATTTTGGGTTAAAACTCTGTTTGGTTATTTCACCGATTTTAACCTCGCAGCAAGCGATCCCCTACAAATGGTCATTTTATTCTTCAATCCGCTTGCGACCACCCTACTGGTTCTAGGGATTTTGCTATATATTAAACAGCCAATTGTCAGCTATTGGACCGGTCTAGTAATTTATACGGCTAACACGGCGCTCTTGTATTTTAATGTCATTTATTACCGACAGTTCACCGATTACATGACGATTAACACCATTCTAGGCTATTCGAAAGTTTCGGCAGGCCTCAGCAAGAGTTCGTTAGCCCTAATGAACTGGCACGATGCACTCTACTGGCTAGACATTATCGTTTTAGCCGTTTTAATCCTATTAAAGGTCATCAAGATTGATCACCGCCAATTCCCTAAACGGTGGGCATTTAGTATCACGTCCTTAGCCGTTTTGTTATTCGGTGTTAATCTTGGTCTGAGTGAAATCAGCCGGCCGCAGATTCTCTCACGGACTTTTGATCGGAACTATATTGTTAAATACCTCGGTATCGACACTTTTACCGTCTATGATGCGGTTAAAACCACCCAGAATAATCAAGTACGGGCCCAAGCCGAAAGTTATGACTTAGACCCCGTCTTAGATTTCACCAAGCAACACTATGCCGCCCCCAATGCTGATTATTTTGGTGCTGCTAAGGGTAAAAATGTGATTGTTATCCATCTCGAAAGTTTCCAACAATTCTTAATTGATTTCAAATTTGAAGGTCAAGAAGTCACACCATTTTTAAATAGTCTCTATCATAATCAAAATACATTGGCCTTTTCCAACTTCTTCAATCAAGTAGGCCAAGGTAAAACCAGTGATGCCGAAAACATGCTTGAGACCGGTGTTTACGGATTACCTCAAGGTTCAGTTTTCACGACCCTTGGTTCCGACAATACCTTCCAAGCAGCACCTTCAATTCTCAAACAAAATGGCGATTATACCAGCGCTGTTTTCCACGGGAATGTTGGGACGTTCTGGAACCGGAATAATGTTTATAAAAACTTTGGTTATAACTATTTCTTCGATTCTAGCTATTTTAATACAAGTCCTGATAATGTCTTGCAATACGGCCTCAAAGATAAGCTCCTTTTTGGCCAATCGATTAAATATCTAGAACAATTACAACAACCGTTCTACACTAAATTCATCACCGTTACCAACCATTTCCCATTCCCACTGCCCAAAACAGACGGTGATTTCCCACGAGCAACAACCGAAAATCCAGCTGTCAATAACTACTTTGCAACCGCGCATTATCTCGACCAGTCACTTGCTGAATTTTTCAATTATTTGAAGAGTGCTGGCCTCTACGATAAATCGATGATTGTGTTATATGGCGATCATTACGGTCTTTCAAACTCCGATAATAAAGCTTTATCCGGCGTTTTAGGTCGCGATTATGATACTTGGACCGATAACGATAATGCGCAATTACAGCGCGTCCCTTACATGATTCATATGCCTGGCTTGAAAGGTGGGGTTCAAACCCAATATGGTGGTGAAATCGATGCCTTGCCAACCCTATTGCATTTATTAGGCATCAACAGCCAGAATTATGTGCAATTTGGCACGGATCTCCTTTCCAAACAACACGATCAAGTCGTCGCCTTCCGGAATCACAACTTCGTCACACCAGATTACACGGTATTAGACGGCACTATCTACCAAAATCAAGATGGTACAGAAGTGACTCAACCAACGGCTAAGTTGCAAAAACAAGTTGCTAAATGGCAAAAACAAGTCAATCATGAACTCAGCCTCTCAGATTCAGTGAATGAGAAGAATCTCCTCCGTTTTTACACACCAACCGGCTTCAAACCGGTTGATCCAGCTGATTATAATTATCAAACCGGCTATCAACAACTCGTCGACATTCAAAATAAGCTAGGCACTAAATCAACAAGTGTGCTTTCCCAAAACAAGGGTAAATCAACAGTGCCATTATTTAAAACAGATGCCCCTGAGTTAGCGGATGATCAATCTAGCTTAACTGAAGTCCCTAAAAGTAAAGCTTTAAAAGATAGTGCAACTACCGCAAGTAGCAGTAGCTCAGAAGCCAGTCAATCAGCAGCTGAATAGTCTTAAACAAAAAGCGTCATTCCGCATATGGAATGACGCTTTTTTATGTTTAACGCGTTAATACTTGTTTCTTAAAACTCTCAAAAACAGATTCTTGTACCGTTGTGAAGATGATAATTAATTTATTATCAGCCGCAATCTTACGCACATCATTTAATAATTGGCGTGCATCGCTTGGTGCTAGTTGATCCAAATAACTTGCTAGTACAAAAACCTGCTGTTGGTTCGCTAACCCCCGAATAAATTGGATCCAGAACTGGTCGATGGGTTTTAAGGCACTCCCCAGTGTTGTCCGAACCTTCTTGACATATTGATTAGTCAAAGTGCTAATTACCGACTGGTCGGCATCTTTAGGTAATAATAAATTATCCCACCCCGATAAGAATGGTAAAATTTTAGGTTGGGCATAATCAATCGTAAAAGGCTGTTGTGGTAGCTGTAAGCCCGTCTTTAACAACTCTGGTTGACTGAAATAAATCTGACCGGCTCTTAAAGGTTGTTTATTTAACATACCGACTCACCTCTTGCATATTTTTTCTTAAAGCGGCTAACTTGAATTCCGCTAATTATTAGAACCGGTACTCCTAAGCTAATGACCGCTTGCCATAGTTGTCCAAAAATCTGATTAGTTAATGTTTGTTTACCATTATTATGAAGAGTCGGATTTAAAAGTGAATGACTGCTAAAGTCCGTCAAATGATTCTTAAAAAGTGGGTTTAATGTTTTAGGCGCTTTTTGCATGGTCTCTAATGGTTGGTGCCAGTAATGATTGACTGCTTCTAAGCCCCGCCAGAACGGCTGATTAACAATTAGTAACAAAAAGCTAACTGTTAAAATGGCGAAAAATAACAGACACAACGCGGTTAACCCATAATACAGGGTAACTTTTGTTCGCGTCCAATTTGCGCTGAGAAAAGTTTCAATATCACGTGCCAAAATTTTAAATGCCACCCAGCTAATGATTACCGTGCTAATGACACCCACTATTAGCAATAAATAATAAGCGATTTGATACCGTCCTAACACGATTTGATTAGCATGTAGAAGGTTTTTTACCGGATAACCAGCTGCCACTTTTTCAGCCGCTGTAAAATGAGCCAATTGGCTTTTAAGTTGAGTCAAGTTATGTTGTTCTAACCGAATCAAGCCCAAGATTATCATAGCCAAGCCTAGAAATAGGCAATCTAATAGATAAATCGCTAGTGACTGTCGCCAATAATAACGAATATTGGCCGGAATCGATTTCAAGAAAAACATAGACTCACCTCCTAATAGAAACAGTGTAAAGCTAAAGTGTGAAAAAAATATGAACTATCTGGTAAAAAAATAAAAAAGTCAGTATAAAAATATTTTATACTGACTTCTCATTATCATTTAAATGATTCTTTAGTTTGAATTTGAACAACTATCCCATACAGAATTGCTGTGATTAACATAGCGATAAATGTTGCACCGGTATAAGCGTGCACGATTGCGAATTGGTTCAAAATTAAATAACTGATAACGCCGACTCCCCAACTAAACATCGCTGTTAAATGGTAGCCTTTTGTGTACCAATATGGCCCAGCAATCGTATTAAGCGCGTCCACTTGATATTGTCGCCGTCTAATCCAAAAATAATCGACTAAGAAAATGGCAATCTCTGGTCCTAAGAACATTCCAATACTGTCTAAGAAAGTTTCAAAAGTCGTCAAAAATGAAGCGACATAAACTGGGATAAAAGTCACAACCGTTGCCAACAAAGTGACACACCAGAGTGCTGGCGTTAACTTGAGCTTTGGAAAAATATTAGTGAGCGCCGAACCAGCAGCCATTAAATTAACGGCATTCGCGGTCGTACTGGTAATTACAATCACCAACAAGGCCAAAACGCCGAGTCCTAATTTGGCAGCAATCGTACTTGGATCAGCATTATTAGGATCAAAGTGATTCAACGTAATCGCAGTCGCAATTGTCGCTGTCAAACCAATGAAGGCAAACCAGAATAAGCCGATATTCGCGCCTAGGAATGAATAAACCGTAGCGGCCTTCTTACGCTTAGCAAAGCGGCTAAAGTCAGCAGCTGCTGTGACCCACGCTAAATTAAAGGCCGCCAAAATATCGATGGCCCGGCCAGCTTCCAGACGAAACTTGGTAGCTGGCAGCCAAGCCACCAAATCTTTAAATGGCACCATTTTAAAAACAATAATTGATTCCCAAGTCACTAGGATAATCACGAGTACAATCCCAATCCGTTCGATCCAACGAACAGATTTTTCACCTAACGAAATGCTGATAAGATGCAAAATCGACATGATAATGATCCCCACGACTAGGCTCAAACGGTTCGTAGTGGCATCATTGCCCGACCAGCCCATAATTTCTTTCAAAATAAAACTCACAGAAGTCGCCGCAATGTAGGTATTGACAGCTGCCCAACCGATGAACTGCACCACGTTAATCAGTGATGGTAAGACTGAACCTTTGACGCCAAATGAAGCACGTGTTAAACCCATTGCACCCACGCCTGTTTGGTAGCCCATATAAGAAGCAAGCGCTAGTAAGATATAGGATAAACAGCCGATGGCAATCAACAATGTGGAGCCTTGAATAAGACCGGTTGCGGCAATAATCCCGCCGATGTACCACGTCCCATTATTAGCGTTGGCACCTATCCAGGTGGCGAATAAATCCCAATCACCCATCGTTCTTTCAGACTTAGCGACTGAGTGAATCGTGTGTTGTTTTGCCATATTATCTCCTCCAACTTCGACCATCACAAACAAAAAAGGCCCACTCCAAAACAGAGCGAGGCCATAGTATCCCGATAGTCGCTCCTTTGTCAGCCTCTCTGGACTGCACTTAAAAGGAATTATATTTATAAGCATTGTATTAAACCTACTTGCCAAAGTCAACCCAGTATTGTTATACTCACTATTAAAAAATAGCGAGGATGGATTCAGATGCTTATTCAAAACGTTCATATCGAGAACCAGACAGCCTTAAAATCAATTAGAATTGAAAACGGTCTTATCACAGCGATCGAATCCCATCTTGAGCCCCAACAAAATGAAAAAGTAATTGATGGTCAACAACAATTAGCACTCCCACCGTTTGTTGACCCCCACGTTCATCTCGATTCAACACTAACCGCCGGACAACCAGAATGGAATGAATCCGGCACACTTTTTGATGGTATTCGAATCTGGTCTGAGCGTAAAAAAACATTAACGCACCAAGATGTTAAAGAACGGGCCCTTAAAGCCCTTAAAATGCAGGCTAGTCACGGCGTCCAATTTGTTCGCTCACACGTTGACGTTACCGATCCTGAATTGGTCGCTCTTAAAGCGCTGATCGAGGTCCGTGAAGAAGTGAAGGACTGGATGACATTGCAACTGGTTGCCTTCCCCCAAGAAGGGATTCTCTCCTTTCCAAACGGTAAGGCACTAATGACTAAGGCCGCTCAACTAGGGGTGGATGCCATTGGTGCCATCCCCCATTTCGAATTCAATCGAGAATACGCTGTCGAATCCTTAAAATTTGCCTTTGAATTAGCCCAAGAATATGATTTATTATTCGATGCGCACACTGATGAAATTGATGATCCTAATTCACGGAGCCTCGAAACAGTCGCCACACTCGCCCTAGAAACTGGCATGAAAGATAAGGTAACAGCTTCACATACAACGGCAATGGGCTGTTACAACGATGCCTACATGTATAAGCTAATGCGCTTATTAAAAATGGCCGACCTTAATTTTATCGCTAACCCTTTAGTTAACTTATTTTTGGGCGGGCGTTTTGACACCTATCCCAAACGTCGTGGCCTCACCCGGGTCAAAGAATTAACCGCTAACGGCTTGAATGTTGCGTTTGGTGAAGATGATATTCAAGATCCTTGGTATCCGATGGGCGATGGTAACATGTTAGATGTCCTCCATGCCGGTTTACATGCTACACAAATGATGGGTTACACCGAAATCATGAACGCTTACCGCTTCATTACCCATAACGGCGCGCGGGCGATGCACGTCACTGATCAATATGGCCTTGAAGTTGGAAAACCTGCCAACTTCATCTTAATGGCTAGTGATAATTTCTATAACGCACTTAATCAACGAGCCGCTGTTACGCTATCAATCCATGCTGGTCGTATCATTAGTGAAACCCAACCAGCGACTACTCAGTTATTTATTTAAAAGCTAAAAAAACGCAACCTTATAGGCTGCGTTTTTTGTTTGCGTAATTATTAATTAGCATCAGTTGTGACTGTTTCGTCTGGGAAAGTTAATGTAAAGGTTGTCCCTTGATCCGGTTCGCTTTGAACCTCAATAGTCCCATGATGCAATTGGACTAGTTGATGGACAATCGCTAGACCCAAACCAGACTCGCCGTATTTGGTATTCTTCCGGGAAGGATCAGCTTTATAATACCGTTCCCAAATATTCTTAACTTGCTCAAGGGTCATTCCAATCCCCGTATCACTAACCGTCAGAATGGTTTCGTGGAAACCAGCTTCTGCGGTGACTGTAATCTGGCCATCACTAGTAAATTGAATGGCATTTTGTATGATATTAAACATGACCTGAACAAAACGATCGTAATCAGCATAGATTGGTACCTGTTCTTGGGCTTCAAGTACGATGGTATCACCGGCATCCGCCGCCTTTTTCTGGAGTTGTTCTTGAATATTTTGCAAAGCTTCTACCGCATTAAATGTTTGTTGATTCAATTTAATTTGGTTCGTTCGAATCTTTTCATAATCCAAGTTTTCATTAACCAAACGAATTAAACGATTGGTTTCATTTTGCATTAACGAAATACTCTTTTCTCGCATTTCTTCTGGAATGGCATCGTAGGCTAAGCCTTCCAATAGCCCCTTCACCGTCGTTAATGGCGTCCGCATTTCGTGTGCAGCATCGGCCATAAACTGACGACGGCGATCTTCTTGCCGCTTAATTTCGGCCTCAGATTCATTCAGCGAGTGGACCATTTCGTTAAAATCTGTTGCCAAATCATCCAGCTCATCCTTACCAGGATTATCGATATGCACATCAAAATCCCCTTCAGCAACCAGATGGGTCGCATTTCGTAAGCGACTAATCCGATAAATCTGGTAGCGCGCTAAGACGTAACTGAGTAAGATCCCACCAATCGTCGAAAGTAAGAAGGCAATCAATAAGTTCTTGCGCATCGTTACTAAGCCCGACTTAACATTTTTGATGGAAGAACCCACGCCAATGACATAAATCAACTTATCATTATAGAAAACTGGTTTAAAAACAACCAGTTGATCTTGATCATTGTTAAATTGCCGGGAGTCCTTGCGCATACTAAGCCGTTGGACCTGCCCCTTCTTTAGATATTGCCAATACTTTTTCTTAATCGAAACGTTTGTATTAGGTGCTGGGTAGACCATTTCATTTTGCGCATTAAAAAAGTTAAAGCTAACTCGTTGTTGCGACAGGATGGCTTGGCTATCATCAATAAACTGTTTGGATAACGTTGCTTGTGCGCCCTGTTTGAACGCTTCACGTTCAATAACTGATGCGTAACCTTCCAACTGATCCCAAGTATTATTATAAGCCGTCTTGGTTGAGTACTGCGTAAACGCAATGCCAACAATCACGATGGTCGTCATAATAACCCCAAAAAAGGCCAGCATCCACTGATAAATCAGTTTCATTAGCGCTTATTAACCGCTGAATCATCAAATTTGTAGCCGACACCCCAGACCGTCTGGATCACTTGGGGACCAACCTTTTCGATCTTTTGACGGAGTTTTTTAATATGGGCATCGACTGTTCGTTCATCACCAAAATATTGGTAATCCCAAACAAGTTCTAACAGCTGCTCGCGTGAGAAAACTTGACGGGGATTCTTGGCTAAAGTCTTCAATAAATCAAATTCTTTGGGCGTGAGGTCCAAAATTGGTTCGTCCATTAAATAGGCCTCGCGCGTCTTAGAACTCATTTTGAAGTGATCCGTTTGTACATCATAATCAGCGTTATCAGTTTCTTCAGATTGCGCCTCTTCAGCAATGACTTGCTCATCAACTAATTCAGCACGACGATGAAGCGCCTTAATCCGAGCAATCAAGGTAATCGGACTAAAAGGCTTGGTCACATAATCATCCGCACCCAATTCGAGCCCTAAGACCTGATCACTCTCTGAATCACGGGCCGTTAACATAATAATCGGTACCACTTTAGATTGTTCACGAATCTTTTGGGCGACTTGCATCCCGTCCATCCCCGGTAAGTTCAAATCTAACGTAATAATATCCCAACTATCAGGCTCAACACTAAATTGTTCCACCGCTTCATTACCATCATACGCAAAGTGGGCATCCCACGCTTCTTTTTGAAAGAACATGCCCATCATTTCAGAGACCGACTTATTATCTTCAACCATTAATATTTTCATTAGAATTCCTTCTCTTTTGTGTGATTATATTCTTATTATACAGTATCTTAACCAATGGCGGATGAATTAAATATGAAGAAGCTATGAAATTTACACCCCATTGACGCATCTTGACACGCTTGTTAAAATTAATTTATAATTTAAGTGCTTTATACGCAAGTCAAAAATTAATTTCTACCCCGTCACTAGTCTTTTATAAAATTAAATCTCCTGTAAGCTAGGGCTTAACCAATTGGTTAGGCCCTTTTTTAATGGCCCATCAGATTATAGGAGATGGTCAACTTGATCGAACACGAAGTACTTTTATTCAAAAACCTGAAGATTCTTCAAGATTTGAAGTTTATGATTTACAAACGAACTACACCAGCAATCGACTTTCATTGCTTTGGGATTCTCTACCTCGAAGTCAAGCAACAAAAGATTGACCTCGCAGCAGAATATCAGGCTTTAAAAGGTGACCATTCATTGGACGAAATTGCTCAGACGATCGTTAATCACTATCAGCTATCGTAGTTTTACTCGGAGGTATATCAATCAAGTGCATGAACCATTTAGTCATCTTTCAAACCAGAAGGACGTTTATTTGCATGCCTGCTGAAACCATGCTAGCATGGAGTTTATTACGCTATTAGGAGGCACTTATTTTGACCTATAAAGGACTTGTATTTTTTGATCTTGACGGGACACTTTACAATGAACACTCTCGCGTGGACCCAGCAGTCGCCATCGCTGTTAAACAATTACGCGCCAATCACTACCTCCCAATCATTTCAACTGGCCGCTCACCACTTGAAATTCAAGAGGCGCTAGCAATCACCGGTATTGACTCGTTCATCGCATTAAACGGCAGTTATATTCAATTTGAAGGCCAACCAGTTTATCAAGGAACGATTCCAACTAAGACGATTGAAAAAGTAGTTACAATCGCCAAAGAAGCTGGCGAAGCAGTCGCCTTTTATGATGAGCAAGCCATCCGAATTACAAATATCACACAAGCTGCCAAGGATGCCTATGCTGAGGTCAATGCGCCATTACCAAGCGTTGATCCAGAATATTATTTAAACCATCCAATTGAAATGTTATTAATTTTGACGAACGATAACGATGCCGCTTATGCAACGGACGAGTTAACGTTCTACCGGAACACGCCTTATTCCATCGATACGGTTGAAAAGAACGGTTCTAAACAAACTGGGATTAAGCGGCTACTCGCTTCTCAAGGATTAGAAAGCCTTCCGACTTACGCTTTTGGTGACGGTCGTAATGACATTCCAATGCTCAGCTACGTCGATTATCCAACAGCCATGGGCAACGGGATTCCAGAAGCCAAGGCCCAAGCCAAATACATCACATCAGCAAACGTAGACGGCGGCATTATTGAAGGCTTAAGACACTGGTCATTAATCTAAATAACAACTAACACTTTTTTTAATCATTTAAACACCTTTCCGTTTGCACGGCATGGTGTTTTTTTATTGCTTATCCCTATTGACTGTTTGCTCCTTCACAGCTTACAATAATAACTATTTACTACTAATAAACGGTTAATCAAAGGAGTCCTATTATGTCCAAACATTCTTTATTTGCTAAAAAGAAAATCGATGCGAGCCAATTTAAAAATGGCTTACTTGAACGAAACTTAACCGCAGTTGGCTTAACTGCGATGGGGGTTGGTGCCGTCGTAGGGGCCGGTATTTTCATCACACCCGGAATCATTGCCGCTAAGTATGCTGGGCCAGGGGCAATGTTATCTTACTTATTAGCGGCCGTCGTTTGTGCACTGGCAGCCCTTTGTTATTCTGAATTTGCTTCCACTATTCCACTAGCTGGTAGTGCCTACACTTATGTCTACACCGTCTTTGGCGAACTAGTTGCTTGGATTTTAGGCTGGGCATTGGTTTCGGAATATTTATTTGCAGTTGCTTCGGTTGCAGTTAGTTGGTCAGCTTATTTTCAAAATTTAATGGCCGGCTTTGGGCTTCATTTACCAACTGCGCTTTCGGCAGCGTGGGAACCTGGAAAACCAGCTGGCGTTAACTTGATTGCTGGCATTGTCGTTTTAATTGTCGGCTTCTTACTCTCAAATGGTATGCGTGAATCAACTCGGATTAATACCATCATGGTCGGCGTTAAGATCGCCGTCATTGTCATTTTCCTCGGCGTTGCTATTTTCTACGTTAAGCCAGCTAACTTCCACCCATTCCTCCCTTATGGCGCATCTGGTGTCTTATCTGGTGCTGCCCTAGCCTTTTACGCTTATATTGGGTTTGACGCTGTTTCAACAGCCTCTGAAGAAGTTATTAACCCCCAACGTGATATGCCAATCGGAATTATCGCCTCATTGTTGATTGCTTCATTATTATATGCCGCTGTCGCAACCGTATTAGTAGGTGTTGTTCACTATACAAAATTAAACGTTGGTGATCCAGTGGCCTTCGCACTGCAATTGATGCATCAAAACTGGGTGGCTGGGATCATTTCATTAGGTGCGGTAGCCGGGATGACAACTGTTTTACTCGTAATGACTTACGGTGGAACCCGGTTAATCTTTGCAATGAGCCGTGATGGTTTATTACCAGCTGTCTTTGCTAAGATTAATCCTAAAACCCACGTGCCAGTTGCCAATACTTGGATTTTCGCAGTCGTTACCAGTGTCGTGGCTGCCCTCGTACCCCTTGATAAAATTGCCGAATTGGTTAATATCGGCACGCTCTTTGCCTTTGCAACGGTTTCATTAGGCGTCATCTTCTTAAGAAGAATTCCAAACTACAATGAGTTACCTCAAGGTTTCAAAGTGCCACTCTATCCAATCGTACCAATCCTTTCGTGTATCCTCTGTGTCCTCTTAATGACACAACTGCAAATAACAACTTGGATTGTCTTTGTCATCTGGCTCGTTATCGGATTGGTGATTTACTTTAGTTACAGCTATCACCATAGTCAACAAAGAATGTAGGGTATCAAAAAAAGCGTAACACCCAATTGATTATTGAGGTGTTACGCTTTTTTTATGCGCATACTATATTGTATTAAACGTTCAAAAAATATACCTAAACTCAACAAATCAGCGGTTCCACCTGGGCTAAGATGTGCTTCAATTAACTCGGTATCTAATTGTCGTAATTTACGCTTAACTAGTAGCATATTATCTGTTTCTTGCAAAATGACGGTGGCTGCTTTTTGTACCATTTGCCAGCCGTCAATGCCACCACGATGAACAAGATTCATATCCTGAACCTCAGTCATCAACGTCAACATTAATATTAAGTGGCGATCATCTTCTGGAAGCATCCTATATTTTTGTAAGGTTGGTAAAGCAACATATTCAAGCGATGGATACCCAGCTTCCGCTTCACCACGAATCCCTGTAAATCCGTATTCTACATAAAGTTGCTCACCATAACTAAGCTGTACTTTACTTGCAATTTGACTAAAATCTCGACTAACAAGGCCTTTAGTCATATCACGAACAATCGCAAAGACGGGCTTAAAATTTAGGTTGACTAACTCAGACAACGTTAACGTCTGACTAGCACGTCCTATTGCACCTAAAATCAAAGCATAGGAAAAATTAGCCCCTTTATGCGTATTGATTTGGTTCGTTGCCAGTAACATCTGATTTTCGGCTTCTTGACCAATTTGTCGTAATGCCAAGAAAAGCTGCTGTTCAGAAGTGCTTTGATAACCGGCTTCGATATAAGCTACCAGATATACTTTTAAAGCAGCAATACTCTTTAAGAAAAGCGGATAATCCATATCGTCATGGGCGCCATTTGAATCTGGGTCAACTAATCCTGGCTTAGGTGCTAATTGCACTTCTGAAACTAATGATTGGTATGCAAGTATCGCAATCGCTTTTAAATCACTATTCAAGATGACGATGCCTCATTTCCTTAACTATAAAATCTAATGAATGATTCAAATGCTCATGGGTAATTAAGTTAATTTGGTTAATATCCTGATTCAACATACCACGATAAATTAACCAATGTTCTGCTAATGCTAAATCACACCTATCAGTGCTTCTAATACAAATATCTCGGAAATAAATTAAATATGCTTGTAACTCAACCGCAATTGTTTTTAACCGGTACATTTGACTCTTATCATAAATAAACTGATTGAATTCAGAAAACTTTTGTAAAACGGCCGTTACATCGCCTGCTTCATTCAAATGATTAGTTGCTAATAACAATTGATTTAACTGTTCAAACTCATCCGTTGTCATTAACCGCATTGCTTGACGTGTTGCTAACGCATCCAATTCTTTACGAATTGCATAAATTTCATAGGCATCCTTCACAGAAATCCCCTTAACAATAACACCAATGCCGGGTTTTCTAATCACTAAATCTTCATCGGCTAATCGTTTTAACGCATAGCGAATTGGTGTCCGGCTGATATTCATCATCTCTGAAAAGTATTTCTCATTAATTCGGACCCCGGCAGGAATATCTCCTAGAATAATCGTTTTCCGAAGAGCCTCATAGATTAATTCTTTGATGGGTCGATTTTGTGAGAGATCAAGATTCTTAGCGACTGCATTAACGATTTTATCCATGCCAATACATCCTTCTTATTTTTAGCCTCATTATATACTAAATTACTTAGCACTTGTTAACTACAAAAATAAAACGTCCATTTAAAATTCTGTCTCAAATTTGATTTCGATTTTTTGAACTGGTACATCATAGAAACGAT
This DNA window, taken from Latilactobacillus sakei, encodes the following:
- a CDS encoding alkaline phosphatase, producing MKLTKLKQFMATKLGFLSLLVFLFWVKTLFGYFTDFNLAASDPLQMVILFFNPLATTLLVLGILLYIKQPIVSYWTGLVIYTANTALLYFNVIYYRQFTDYMTINTILGYSKVSAGLSKSSLALMNWHDALYWLDIIVLAVLILLKVIKIDHRQFPKRWAFSITSLAVLLFGVNLGLSEISRPQILSRTFDRNYIVKYLGIDTFTVYDAVKTTQNNQVRAQAESYDLDPVLDFTKQHYAAPNADYFGAAKGKNVIVIHLESFQQFLIDFKFEGQEVTPFLNSLYHNQNTLAFSNFFNQVGQGKTSDAENMLETGVYGLPQGSVFTTLGSDNTFQAAPSILKQNGDYTSAVFHGNVGTFWNRNNVYKNFGYNYFFDSSYFNTSPDNVLQYGLKDKLLFGQSIKYLEQLQQPFYTKFITVTNHFPFPLPKTDGDFPRATTENPAVNNYFATAHYLDQSLAEFFNYLKSAGLYDKSMIVLYGDHYGLSNSDNKALSGVLGRDYDTWTDNDNAQLQRVPYMIHMPGLKGGVQTQYGGEIDALPTLLHLLGINSQNYVQFGTDLLSKQHDQVVAFRNHNFVTPDYTVLDGTIYQNQDGTEVTQPTAKLQKQVAKWQKQVNHELSLSDSVNEKNLLRFYTPTGFKPVDPADYNYQTGYQQLVDIQNKLGTKSTSVLSQNKGKSTVPLFKTDAPELADDQSSLTEVPKSKALKDSATTASSSSSEASQSAAE
- a CDS encoding cytosine deaminase (Catalyzes the deamination of cytosine to uracil and ammonia), whose translation is MLIQNVHIENQTALKSIRIENGLITAIESHLEPQQNEKVIDGQQQLALPPFVDPHVHLDSTLTAGQPEWNESGTLFDGIRIWSERKKTLTHQDVKERALKALKMQASHGVQFVRSHVDVTDPELVALKALIEVREEVKDWMTLQLVAFPQEGILSFPNGKALMTKAAQLGVDAIGAIPHFEFNREYAVESLKFAFELAQEYDLLFDAHTDEIDDPNSRSLETVATLALETGMKDKVTASHTTAMGCYNDAYMYKLMRLLKMADLNFIANPLVNLFLGGRFDTYPKRRGLTRVKELTANGLNVAFGEDDIQDPWYPMGDGNMLDVLHAGLHATQMMGYTEIMNAYRFITHNGARAMHVTDQYGLEVGKPANFILMASDNFYNALNQRAAVTLSIHAGRIISETQPATTQLFI
- a CDS encoding two-component sensor histidine kinase, encoding MKLIYQWMLAFFGVIMTTIVIVGIAFTQYSTKTAYNNTWDQLEGYASVIEREAFKQGAQATLSKQFIDDSQAILSQQRVSFNFFNAQNEMVYPAPNTNVSIKKKYWQYLKKGQVQRLSMRKDSRQFNNDQDQLVVFKPVFYNDKLIYVIGVGSSIKNVKSGLVTMRKNLLIAFLLSTIGGILLSYVLARYQIYRISRLRNATHLVAEGDFDVHIDNPGKDELDDLATDFNEMVHSLNESEAEIKRQEDRRRQFMADAAHEMRTPLTTVKGLLEGLAYDAIPEEMREKSISLMQNETNRLIRLVNENLDYEKIRTNQIKLNQQTFNAVEALQNIQEQLQKKAADAGDTIVLEAQEQVPIYADYDRFVQVMFNIIQNAIQFTSDGQITVTAEAGFHETILTVSDTGIGMTLEQVKNIWERYYKADPSRKNTKYGESGLGLAIVHQLVQLHHGTIEVQSEPDQGTTFTLTFPDETVTTDAN
- a CDS encoding DNA-binding response regulator is translated as MKILMVEDNKSVSEMMGMFFQKEAWDAHFAYDGNEAVEQFSVEPDSWDIITLDLNLPGMDGMQVAQKIREQSKVVPIIMLTARDSESDQVLGLELGADDYVTKPFSPITLIARIKALHRRAELVDEQVIAEEAQSEETDNADYDVQTDHFKMSSKTREAYLMDEPILDLTPKEFDLLKTLAKNPRQVFSREQLLELVWDYQYFGDERTVDAHIKKLRQKIEKVGPQVIQTVWGVGYKFDDSAVNKR
- a CDS encoding Cof-type HAD-IIB family hydrolase, with translation MTYKGLVFFDLDGTLYNEHSRVDPAVAIAVKQLRANHYLPIISTGRSPLEIQEALAITGIDSFIALNGSYIQFEGQPVYQGTIPTKTIEKVVTIAKEAGEAVAFYDEQAIRITNITQAAKDAYAEVNAPLPSVDPEYYLNHPIEMLLILTNDNDAAYATDELTFYRNTPYSIDTVEKNGSKQTGIKRLLASQGLESLPTYAFGDGRNDIPMLSYVDYPTAMGNGIPEAKAQAKYITSANVDGGIIEGLRHWSLI